The Opitutaceae bacterium nucleotide sequence CCGATGCAGGGCATCCTGCTTCCGGTTCTCGGTGCCCTGGCCGCGGCCACCATCCTTTTCGGCAACCTTGCGGCACTGACCCAGCGCAATACAAAGCGGCTGATGGGCCTCTCCGGGATCTCCCATGCCGGATTCATCCTGGTCGGGATCATTGCCTCGGTCAGTGTCTCCTGGGCGGGTGGCGCGGTCATCTTCTACCTGTTCGGCTACCTTTTCGCCTCTTTTGCGGTCTTTGCGGTGATCACCCATCTGGCCGGTCAGGACGACACGGCCCAGGACCTGGATCACTACCTCGATCTGGCGAAGGACCAGCCATTTCTCGGGGCGGTCCTGGCCATCGGCCTTGGCTCTTTGGCCGGCATCCCTCCGCTGGCCGGTTTCATCGGCAAGGCGCTCATTTTTGTGGCCGCCTTTCAGGCCGGTCTCTATGGATTGCTGGCCGTCGCGATCGCCGGTGTGATCATCTCGATCTACTATTACTTCGGGTGGATCAAGGCGGCTTTCTTCGACACCTGGCAGCTGCCGGGCCAGGAGAAACCGGACTCCCCGGCGGCCTCGGTCGTTATCAGTCCCTACGCCCGTCTGGCCATGGTCGGCCTGACCGCCGCGACGGTCATCCTGGGGCTTTTCCAGGGCTCGTTCGGCAACTGGCTGTTGACGGCCTGGTAGGCCGCTCATTTCCAGAAACGGTGGGCTCCCAAATACGGCATTTCATCGACCCGGACAGCGCGCCCGGTACGAGGTGCGCGGCCCGGGATGGATCTGTAGGAGAGGCTTTATGCCTCGATCAATTGCCAAATCGAGGCATAAAGCCTCTCCTACGGGGGAGGAATGTGAGTTTCCCGACGGTATGAAAGAGTATCACCGACTGTTGCGCCTCGTCCTCGATGAGGGACGCTTGAAGACGGACCGAACCGGTACCGGCACCCGGGCCGTTTTCGGCGCACAGGCCCGTTTCCCGTTGGCCGATGGGTTTCCCATGGTCACGACGAAGAAGCTTCATGTGCGTTCGATCTTTCATGAGCTGCTCTGGTTCCTCAAGGGGGAGACAAATCTGCGTTACCTGCACGAGAACAAGGTGACGATCTGGGACGAATGGGCGGATGAGAACGGAGACCTCGGGCGTGTTTACGGGGCGCAATGGCGCGATTGGCGCAAACCGGATGGTGGGCGTGTCGATCAGATCGCCCAGGTGGTTGAGCAGATCCGCCGCAATCCGGATAGCCGGCGTCACCTGGTCTGCGCGTGGAATCCGGGAGAGATCGATCAGATGGCCCTGCCGCCCTGCCACGCCCTCTTCCAGTTCTTTGTTCAGGACGGCGAACTGAGCCTTCAGCTCTACCAGAGAAGCGCGGACATCTTTCTGGGCGTGCCTTTCAATATCGCGTCCTATGCCCTTCTCCTGCTGATGGTGGCACAGGTCTGCGGACTCAAGCCGGGAGCCTTTGTCCACACCTTCGGCGACCTCCACCTCTATTCGAATCACGTCGAGCAGGCAAAGCTACAGCTCTCGCGCGATTGCCGAAAGCTTCCTGACGTAAAGTTAAACCCGGATGTCCGGGAAATCGATGCCTTCCGCTACGAGGACATCGAAGTCATCGGCTATGATCCCCACCCGGCGATCA carries:
- a CDS encoding thymidylate synthase, translated to MKEYHRLLRLVLDEGRLKTDRTGTGTRAVFGAQARFPLADGFPMVTTKKLHVRSIFHELLWFLKGETNLRYLHENKVTIWDEWADENGDLGRVYGAQWRDWRKPDGGRVDQIAQVVEQIRRNPDSRRHLVCAWNPGEIDQMALPPCHALFQFFVQDGELSLQLYQRSADIFLGVPFNIASYALLLLMVAQVCGLKPGAFVHTFGDLHLYSNHVEQAKLQLSRDCRKLPDVKLNPDVREIDAFRYEDIEVIGYDPHPAIKAPIAV